The Qipengyuania aurantiaca genome contains the following window.
TCCGCAAAACCGGCACCGACTTTTTCTGATTGGTGCGCGAAAAGACTGCAATCTCCCAGTCTATCCTAAACAAACAACGCACCCGGCGGGCACCTCGAATTGCGGCTCACCAGAGAGCCCAACTTGTGCGGAAGCACTTGGCGACCTTCCTGATGCTGAGAAGTTCAAAACGCTTTGGGACACCGACCAAGTCGCGACGACAGCATGGGGCAAACCGAGCAAGTATGCAGCTGAGCTACGTTGTCAAACCAACGATGCATGGCATTTTGGACACCCAAGGGATTGGGACCCTTCGATTTTAACCTCCAGCTTGCTCACTGCGCATACGGAAATTTCTCGTCGTCGCTTCAAAGCCACGGAAGGCGGTGCCGTCGAACCAATTTCGCGCTTTTTCAAGCTTGCGCCGGGCGGTGTCTCTAACACTCTTCGCGCCGGTACTGACTCAGCGCGGGGCGCATTCACCAGCCCAAGGCCGATCCACTACAAATATGCTCGCTGCGTCACTGTTCGCGAGATGGCCCGTCTTCACGGTTATCCCGATTGGTTCCGCTTCCACGAAACAAAGTGGCATGGCGCTAGGCAGATCGGGAATTCGGTCCCACCCCCACTAGCGCGAGCCGTTGCCGGCGAAGTTATGAAAGCTCTTGGCATAGAGCCAACCCGTCCGACTGTGAGCCAGAAGCTCGGAAAAGAGACGCTACTTCGTATGGACCTGTCGCAAGCTTCAAAGCATTGGGAGATCGAAAACCCCATTGGCAGACGTGACCGCAAAAGCGGTGCTAGAAAGCGCAAGCAAGAGGAAATCGAGGCGTTAGACGCCCTTAACGCTGGGGCGTAGTTCCAAAATTGAATCGCTGGCGAAAGTCAGTTGCGTCAGACTACCAGCATCGGATCGCTTTACCGCCTCAAATTCCACTACATAGAAGCCAATTCCCCTCATCGTCCTCAATCCAATGGGGATCGTGACGTCCACATCTTCATTGGCGGCGAACGCCGCCTGCACTTGGTTGATGATCTGGCTAGGGATGAGCGGGTCAGCCGCCTGCTTTGCTTCACACGTCACCAAAACTGGTTGTGGGTCTTTTTCGCTGCCCGTCTTGCCT
Protein-coding sequences here:
- a CDS encoding DNA cytosine methyltransferase, whose product is MTRPIGIDLFAGAGGMSLGFEQAGFDIAAAVEIDPVHCATHHFNFPECTVIPKSVTDVSGDEIREKAGLGDKEIDVVFGGAPCQGFSMIGQRALDDPRNSLVRDFVRIVHELEARYFVFENVKGLTVGKHRKFLEEVIAAFENGGEYQVLLKERVLNAADFGVPQNRHRLFLIGARKDCNLPVYPKQTTHPAGTSNCGSPESPTCAEALGDLPDAEKFKTLWDTDQVATTAWGKPSKYAAELRCQTNDAWHFGHPRDWDPSILTSSLLTAHTEISRRRFKATEGGAVEPISRFFKLAPGGVSNTLRAGTDSARGAFTSPRPIHYKYARCVTVREMARLHGYPDWFRFHETKWHGARQIGNSVPPPLARAVAGEVMKALGIEPTRPTVSQKLGKETLLRMDLSQASKHWEIENPIGRRDRKSGARKRKQEEIEALDALNAGA